A window of Festucalex cinctus isolate MCC-2025b chromosome 6, RoL_Fcin_1.0, whole genome shotgun sequence contains these coding sequences:
- the sh3pxd2aa gene encoding SH3 and PX domain-containing protein 2A isoform X8, whose protein sequence is MVLEQYVAVANYERQENSEISLKAGETVDVIEKSESGWWFVSTAEEQGWVPATYLDSQTGTRDDLDLGTSRTGEVTKRRKAHLKRLDRRWTLGGIVNRQQSREEKYVTIQPYTSQGKDEVSFEKGVTVEVIQKNLEGWWYIRYLGKEGWAPASYLKKLKDDFSPRKKTLSGPVEIIGNIMEISSLLQKKSVNEKDIQTDGEGSTTPERHISKTEISLPMPFSAEINAETGRRLSAGRDTNSPCLGIAAASSARNEAKVRGEAGSPAVARVAPHRVEIGFDSIGSPNLRQKPPPRRETNLGLQLPKPPEPPAVEAEYYTIADFQSSISDGISFRGGQKADVIEKNPGGWWYVQIGEMEGWAPCSYIDKRKKPNLNRRTSTLTRPKVPPPAPPVKKQDAEEAPIPKVTDPVKRSVYEEPEYDVPAVGCEGESDTDSLKNERSLDVKISNVVGNKYRSSPPSSKASPPVCKKSPVFTQRRASFRSVEEVPNEECIYENDGFRPTSGRDGKTADVSSEPNSPRTYHSSTVPRKPSGSSPLPGYSAKTITPEMNRRSQTLGRHIDIHFRSQENSPHSSSDELTRVSKKCTGISQDVEQRLGQSPSTRPKPQVRPKPLLTKSEPQSPERMDIGSLRRQLRPTSHVRHGPKPSRGEDSETASVISSEESMCSHSTSDLSSVYSKSSYGDSDAAGSCLYRSLDAYKKVQESEISFPAGVEMEVLEKQESGWWYVRWGSEEGWAPSYFLEPVKRAGDAARRESDGHGSGGSKSNSLEKNEKHVMALNNVNIQGLTQQHQGLRRNTPPIPSKPPGGFSKPSGVVNGSVRMRNGVRQVAVRPQSVFVTSTQPAKDTHYMTGSLRRNESLGRSDHYGSGSATLGVHRNASFSTVRPHVVVESQTRPAERSNLGSSVSAFGSSGVQDPLGRFSQRNGIPVSTVRPKPIEKSQLIKNNLGRDVYVSIADYRGDEETMGFTEGTCLEVLERNPNGWWYCQVQDSLLPRKGWVPSNYLERKK, encoded by the exons GTTGGTGGTTTGTCAGCACAGCAGAGGAACAGGGGTGGGTGCCTGCCACATATCTAGACTCCCAAACTGGAACCAGAGACGATTTGGATTTAGGGACCTCCAGGACAGGAGAGG TGACTAAAAGACGCAAGGCCCATCTGAAGAGGCTTGATCGTCGATGGACACTTGGCGGTATTGTCAACCGCCAGCAAAGCAGAG AGGAAAAATATGTAACAATACAGCCATATACCAGTCAAGGGAAGGATGAAGTCAGCTTTGAGAAAGGGGTCACCGTGGAGGTTATTCAAAAGAACCTTGAAGGCTGGTGGTACATCAG ATATTTAGGGAAAGAAGGGTGGGCCCCTGCCTCCTACTTGAAAAAGCTAAAAGACGACTTCTCCCCTCGCAAGAAGACGCTGTCAGGCCCAGTGGAAATCATTGGCAACATCATGGAGATCAGCAGCCTTTTACAAAAGAAATCAGTCAACGAAAAGGACATCCAGACAGACGGCGAGGGCAGCACCACGCCAGAGCGCCACATTTCCAAGACCGAGATCAGCTTGCCTATGCCCTTTAGCGCCGAGATCAATGCTGAGACGGGCAGGAGGTTGAGCGCAGGCCGCGATACCAACAGTCCGTGCCTGGGAATTGCAGCGGCGAGCTCTGCCCGGAATGAAGCCAAAGTGAGAGGCGAAGCGGGTTCGCCGGCTGTTGCCAGAGTAGCGCCGCACAGAGTGGAAATTG GCTTTGACTCCATAG ggtcTCCAAATCTGAGACAAAAACCTCCTCCAAGGAGAGAGACCAATTTG GGGTTGCAGTTGCCTAAGCCACCAGAGCCACCTGCTGTGGAAGCCGAGTATTACACCATTGCAGATTTCCAGTCCTCCATTTCTGATGGCATCAGTTTCCGTGGAGGGCAAAAGGCTGAT GTAATAGAGAAGAACCCTGGAGGTTGGTGGTATGTGCAGATTGGAGAGATGGAGGGCTGGGCGCCATGCTCCTACATCGATAAACGCAAGAAGCCCAACCTCAACCGTCGAACCAGCACCCTGACCAGGCCCAAAGTCCCACCCCCAGCCCCGCCTGTGAAAAAGCAGGATGCTGAGGAGGCTCCCATTCCTAAAGTAACAGACCCAGTCAAAAGATCTGTATATGAGGAACCTGAATATGATGTTCCTGCAGTTGGCTGTGAAGGTGAATCGGATACAGATTCTCTAAAAAACGAGCGTTCCCTGGATGTTAAAATTAGCAATGTAGTTGGCAACAAGTACCGCAGTTCACCACCTTCTAGTAAAGCTTCCCCTCCTGTCTGCAAAAAATCCCCAGTTTTCACCCAACGAAGGGCCTCATTCAGATCTGTCGAAGAAGTTCCCAACGAGGAATGTATTTATGAAAATGATGGCTTTCGCCCGACGAGTGGGAGAGACGGAAAAACAGCCGATGTGTCCAGTGAGCCCAACTCTCCAAGGACCTACCATTCTTCAACAGTTCCACGCAAACCCTCTGGATCTTCACCATTGCCTGGTTACTCTGCAAAAACCATTACCCCAGAGATGAATAGGAGAAGCCAGACTCTTGGTAGACATATAGACATTCACTTTCGGTCCCAGGAGAACAGTCCCCATTCCTCATCAGACGAATTGACTCGAGTGTCCAAGAAATGCACGGGCATTAGTCAAGATGTGGAGCAGAGATTAGGTCAGAGCCCTTCTACTAGACCGAAGCCACAAGTCAGACCTAAACCACTCTTAACGAAATCAGAGCCTCAGAGTCCCGAGAGGATGGACATCGGTTCCCTGAGACGCCAGTTGAGACCCACAAGTCACGTCCGACATGGACCCAAACCTTCTCGAGGAGAAGACTCTGAAacagcctctgtcatatcatcTGAGGAATCGATGTGTTCACACAGCACATCAGATCTTTCATCTGTTTACTCCAAAAGTAGTTATGGAGACTCCGACGCAGCGGGATCCTGTCTGTACCGCTCCCTGGATGCCTACAAGAAAGTGCAAGAGTCTGAGATCAGCTTTCCAGCTGGGGTGGAGATGGAGGTTCTGGAGAAGCAAGAGAGTGGCTGGTGGTACGTGCGTTGGGGTTCTGAGGAGGGTTGGGCTCCATCATACTTTTTGGAACCTGTCAAGCGAGCGGGCGATGCTGCGAGGCGAGAATCAGATGGACATGGTAGTGGTGGTAGTAAGTCCAATAGCCTTGAGAAAAATGAAAAGCACGTTATGGCTCTCAATAACGTCAATATTCAGGGTCTGACCCAGCAGCATCAAGGACTGAGAAGGAACACTCCTCCGATTCCGTCTAAGCCTCCCGGTGGCTTCTCAAAGCCATCTGGGGTGGTTAATGGAAGTGTGCGGATGCGGAATGGGGTACGCCAAGTGGCAGTGAGGCCCCAGTCTGTATTTGTAACGTCAACGCAGCCAGCTAAGGATACACATTACATGACGGGATCTCTGAGACGAAACGAGTCACTTGGCAGGAGTGACCACTATGGCTCAGGTTCTGCTACACTTGGTGTCCACCGAAATGCCTCCTTCAGCACAGTGCGGCCGCATGTGGTCGTCGAAAGTCAGACAAGACCTGCCGAGCGCTCCAACCTTGGGTCCTCGGTGAGCGCATTCGGCTCAAGCGGTGTCCAGGATCCTCTTGGAAGATTTAGCCAGCGCAACGGCATCCCCGTGTCCACAGTCCGTCCCAAACCCATAGAGAAGAGCCAGCTGATCAAAAATAACCTTGGCAGGGATGTGTATGTATCCATCGCCGATTACCGTGGAGATGAAGAGACTATGGGGTTCACTGAGGGCACCTGTTTGGAGGTCTTGGAGAGAAATCCCAACGGTTGGTGGTACTGCCAGGTGCAGGACAGCCTGCTACCTCGTAAAGGCTGGGTCCCATCCAACTACCTAGAGCGCAAGAAATAA